The DNA sequence GGTTGATGGCTTGTTGACAACTACGAATATGAGCAACGATATGTAGTTGTCAACTGGGCTGGGTGTGGAAGTTTGCGGGCTCGAAGATTGCGGGACCTGGCGTAAGCGACAAGTTCGGGGCTGAGACACTCGTCGATAAAGAATGTATTCCTCAAAGCGGGCGACCCGCTCTGTCCCATTCAATAACCGCCTCCACACTGCCAACGGGGAGCGTCGGATAACCGAGAAAGATCTCATATTTATCGCTCCCGGCCCGGATCTCGGCGAGGATGTTTCCTGCTGGAACACGAGTCCCCTCGATTACGGGCAGTCCCCCGAGGATTTCCGGGTCGGATACTATGCGCGGCCTTGTTTCGGCAAGGGTCATTGGAACACCTCCCATCTGTCTATAATGTATCACACGCTGATATATGGCAATGTTTTCAAAATTCCTACGACGGCGAAACAACAGGTAACTTTTGCGTGCGGAGATTAATTGCCATATTCACCGCATATTTTGCGGATGACGTTGCTTTTGCGGAGAATATCGATTATAATATCCGCATGAGGTGCGGAGAATGACAACCTATGTTTATGATCTGCCGGATTGGCCGAACTTCCGTTGGGACCCGACCGTCTTAGCGTCCAAGCTGGCCAAGGTTCGATATAAGCAAGGTGAGCTTACCGGAAGGATGAAATGCCTTGGCTTTGGCCTGCGCGATGAAGCTGTTCTTCAAACGCTCACCCTGGACGTGGCTAAATCGAGCGAGATCGAGGGCGTAAACCTGGACGTGGAACAGGTCCGGTCCTCTGTCGCACGGCATCTTGGGATGGATAGGGGAGGTTTGCCGCGCCCCTCGCGAGCTGTCGAGGGCGTCGTTGAGATGGCACTTGACGCCACTCAGAACTATGCTCAGCCTCTAACCAAGGAAAGGCTTTTTGCCTGGCATGCTTCTCTTTTCCCGACCGGGGAAAGCGACATGCATACGATCAGGACAGGCGCGTGGCGTGACGACAGGTCCGGACCAATGCAAGTTGTTTCCGGACGGATCGGCCGGGAACGGGTTCATTT is a window from the Syntrophorhabdus sp. genome containing:
- a CDS encoding DUF433 domain-containing protein, whose protein sequence is MTLAETRPRIVSDPEILGGLPVIEGTRVPAGNILAEIRAGSDKYEIFLGYPTLPVGSVEAVIEWDRAGRPL